DNA sequence from the Deinococcus humi genome:
ACGCCCGAATCGCGGGGCTCTCCCGCACGCGGCGCAAATTTCTGGCTGTCCCAGCGGTATTGCAGCCGCAACCGATAGTTGGCGTAGCGCTTGTCGGTCAGCAGGTAACCGAACTCGCGGTCTCCAGGAGTGGGCGCCACGTCCAGTACGCGCAACTCGCCATTCTGGACCTTGAACACCTCTTCCGGATCACTGCCCGTACCGCGCGACGGCAGCCAGGAGGTCCAGCCGCTCAGGTCCTGCCCATTGAACAGCGTGGTCCAGGCGGTCTGCGGCTCGAGAGGCGTCGGCAGATCATCCCCGTCCCCTGACGGCGCGGGCGTCCCCGACACGTCGGCGCAGGCCGAGAGCAGGCCGCCCAGCAGCAGGGTCAGGGCGGTGCGGCGAACATTTGGCCATGGCAGTCGCTTCGCTAACGGGCCTTGCGCTGAGCGGCGGGTGGAAGGGGGGACAGAGGCGTCGGGCATGGGGCTCCTTGCATGAAAAGGGGCGGATTCGCTGAGAACGGTAGATCAGGGGCACAGGACACAGGGGCGGGGCCATCAGACGCAGCCCGGCGCATGTTGATGGGCAGTCCAGCCACTCCATGATTTCCCACTTCAGTGAGAGGGGGCGCCCAGTCTGGCTCAGGTTCCATTGAGCTACCTGAAGTGTCAGGCAGCTTTTCGTCTCAGTGAAGACACCCTCAGGGCAGAATTTTCCCAGGATTCAGCAGGCCTTGTGGATCAAGCAGCGCCTTGACGCCGCGCATCACCTTCAGTGTGTCCGCGTGCTCGCGGGCCAGGTAGGCGCGTTTGTGCAGCCCGACGCCATGTTCGCCCGTGCAGGTGCCGCCCCGTGCCAGCGTCTCGGTGATCATGGCGTCGTAGACCGCCTGGACCTTCGCCCACGTTGCCGCGTCGTCCGGGGGGGCGTGGAACAGCACATGGAAGTTGCCGTCACCGACGTGGCCCACGATGCTGGCGTCCAGCCCCGCCGCGTCGGCCTGCTGGCGCGTGAACTCCACCACCTCCGGCAACACGTGCAGCGGCACGCACAGATCGGTGGTCATGTTGACGTGGCCGGGGTGCAGCGCGGTGATGGCGTAGTAGGCGTGATGGCGGGCCTCCCACAGTTTTGCGCGTTCCTCCGCGCTGTACGCGGCGTGCAGCCCGGTGCCCCCGCCGTCGGTGACCAGTTCACGGCACAGTTCGAGCGCCTCGGCCAGCGCGGTCTGGCTGGGAGAGGCCAGCTCGATCCATAGGGTCGGCGCTTCGGGAAAGTCGGTGCCCTTGTGGACATTGACGGCGTGGATCTGAGATTCGTCGATCAGCTCCAGCCGCTCGGGTTGCAGCGCCGCGCCCATGATGTCCACGGCGGACCGGGCCGCCTCGCCCAACGTTCTGAAATTGGCCCGCAGCACCACCAGATGCGCGGGCAGCGGCCACAGCTTGACCGTCAGCTCGGTGATCACGCCCAGCGTGCCCTCCGCGCCGATAAACAGGTTCTTGAGGTCATAGCCGGCGCTGGTCTTTCTGGCCTTGCTGCCCACCCGGATGACCTCGCCATTGGCCAGGGCCACCCGCAACTCCAGCACGTTGTCGCGCATGGTGCCGTAGCGCACCGCCGCCGTGCCGCTGGCATTGGTGGAGGCCATGCCGCCCAGGCTCGCCTCGGCACCGGGATCAACGGGGAAGAACAGCCCAAGATGGCGCACCTGCCGGTTGAGCTCCGGATACGTCACCCCCGGCTGGACGGTGGCCTGAAAGCCGCCTGCGGCCACCTCCAGCACCGCCTTCATGCCGCTCACGTCCAGGGACAACCCGCCTGCCACCGGGATCACCTGACCCTCCAGGCTGCTGCCCACCGCGAAGGGCACCACCGGGAAGCCGTGCTCGGCGGCCAGTTGCAGCGCGTCCACCACATCGGCCTCCGTGAGCGCAAACAGAACGGCGTGCGGCGAGGCGAATTCCTGACGGCTCTCGTCGCGACCATGCGCCTCCAGCACAGCCGGAGCGGTGCTGAGCTGCTCGCCGAAGCGGGCTTGCAGGGCGGTCAGGGCCGCTGCAGTGAAGGTGTCGGGGCGGGGCAGTGAAGTTGTCATGGGCGGCTCCTTCGACGGGGGCTGTGGGTTCGAGTGACGTTGTGGAGGCTCTTTTTTAGGTCAGACTTGTTCTTGCGGAAAGTGGAGCGGACCTTTTGGTGCTCGGCTTGTGCGCTCTGCAGTCGCTCACACCTTCTCCGCCCCCACCACGTCCCGCTGCCAGCTGTGGAGCAACTCCAGCGCCTGCATGGGCGTCAGGCGGCCCAGATCGAGGGCAGCCAGTTCGCGGGTCAGACGCCCGTCGTCACTGCCAGTGTTCAGGGCGGTCAGCAGCTGGGCGGCGCGGGCGGTCACGGGAGCAGGCAGCCCCGCCAGCCGCGCAACTTCCACGCCGTAGCTCTGGCGGGCAGCGCCGGGAATCACCTGATGGTAGAAGGTCAGGCCCCCGCGCCCGTCGTGGGCGTCCTGGTCCTCCTCGGCGGCCACATGCAGGTTAATCAGCCCAGGATGCTCGCCTTCGAGGCGGGTCAGCTCGAAGTAGTGCGTGGCGAACAGTGTGTGCGCCCCGGTGCCGTGCAGGTGTTCCAGTGCCGCCTGCGCGATGGCGAGACCATCGAGGGTGGAGGTGCCACGGCCCACCTCGTCCAGGATGACCAGGCTGCGCGCCGTGACGCCGTGCAGGATGGCGGCCAGTTCCGACATCTCCACCATAAAGGTGCTGCGCCCCCCCGCCAGATCGTCCGACGCGCCGATCCGGGTGTGGATGGCGTCGTACACGGGTAGGTCCGCCCCGTCAGCCGGCACGAAGGACCCGATCTGGTGCAGCAGGGCGCAGATGGCAATGGTCCGCAGGTAGGTGGACTTGCCCGCCATGTTGGGGCCGGTGAGCAGCAGCGTGGTGCGGCCCGTGCCCAGAAGGGCGTCGTTGGGCACGAATTTGCCGCCCGTCGCCGATTCCACCACCGGGTGCCGGGCCTGGGTCAGCCGCGCGCCGCCCTCCACCGTCTGCGGGCGGCTCCAGCCGCAATCCACAGCGATCTCGGCCAGGGCTGCCAGCACGTCCAGCTCGGCCAGCGCGCCCGCCGCCTCCGACAACGCCTCGGCGTGGGCGGCCAGACTGTCGCGCAGCTCGGTAAAGACTTCGAGCTCCAGCCGCTCGGCGGCCTGTTCCAGGCGGGCGATCTCGCGTTCACGCTCGCGCAGGTCGGGGCGGGTAAAGCGGGCGCGGTCCTTGAGGGTGGCGATCTGGCGGTAATCGGACGGCACCTTGCTCAGGTGCGGCCCGGTCACTTCCAGGAAATAGCCGAACACATTGTTGAAACCCACCTTGAGGTTGCCAATCCCGGTACGCGCCCGCTCGGAAATCTCCAGCTCGGCCAGCCACGCGCGGTGGCCCACGGCCCCGTTTCGCAGCTCGTCCAGTTCGCCGTGAAAGCCGTCACGGATCAGGCCGCCGTCCCCGGCGCGGATAGGCGGATCGTCCACCAGGGCGGCGCGGATGCGGGTCACGACTTCGGGCAGGCTGGCCAGACGGGCGCGCAGA
Encoded proteins:
- a CDS encoding FAD-binding oxidoreductase, with the translated sequence MTTSLPRPDTFTAAALTALQARFGEQLSTAPAVLEAHGRDESRQEFASPHAVLFALTEADVVDALQLAAEHGFPVVPFAVGSSLEGQVIPVAGGLSLDVSGMKAVLEVAAGGFQATVQPGVTYPELNRQVRHLGLFFPVDPGAEASLGGMASTNASGTAAVRYGTMRDNVLELRVALANGEVIRVGSKARKTSAGYDLKNLFIGAEGTLGVITELTVKLWPLPAHLVVLRANFRTLGEAARSAVDIMGAALQPERLELIDESQIHAVNVHKGTDFPEAPTLWIELASPSQTALAEALELCRELVTDGGGTGLHAAYSAEERAKLWEARHHAYYAITALHPGHVNMTTDLCVPLHVLPEVVEFTRQQADAAGLDASIVGHVGDGNFHVLFHAPPDDAATWAKVQAVYDAMITETLARGGTCTGEHGVGLHKRAYLAREHADTLKVMRGVKALLDPQGLLNPGKILP
- the mutS gene encoding DNA mismatch repair protein MutS, which gives rise to MRVAQNVLKGTGNGALPPMLEQYVRMRDDVAAQLPHAILLFQVGDFYETFGEDAERAARLLRIALTHKSSKDFSTPMAGIPLRTLDSNVERLLAAGVCVAVADQIEEPGSGLVERKVTQLLTPGTVTEERHLSADENYLAAVATGDGYALALLDVSTGEFRCAAFHTRSALYDELSRWRAREVLLAPELSGNPALLSDFQTRFPVMLSPANFEEAGCCDELKTVLGEVPGSLTSAALRRACGAVLGYARVTQQGELKMVRRAVRFEPGAHMRLPEAAVRALELFTAQAPGGVTLMDVLCQTRTAGGRRRLRAWLRAPLLDELSIRARLDSVETLTRAADLRNGVRSLLYRAHDLERLSARVAVKRATPREVASLARTLELLPEAVRLLDGLDGLLGGLRARLASLPEVVTRIRAALVDDPPIRAGDGGLIRDGFHGELDELRNGAVGHRAWLAELEISERARTGIGNLKVGFNNVFGYFLEVTGPHLSKVPSDYRQIATLKDRARFTRPDLREREREIARLEQAAERLELEVFTELRDSLAAHAEALSEAAGALAELDVLAALAEIAVDCGWSRPQTVEGGARLTQARHPVVESATGGKFVPNDALLGTGRTTLLLTGPNMAGKSTYLRTIAICALLHQIGSFVPADGADLPVYDAIHTRIGASDDLAGGRSTFMVEMSELAAILHGVTARSLVILDEVGRGTSTLDGLAIAQAALEHLHGTGAHTLFATHYFELTRLEGEHPGLINLHVAAEEDQDAHDGRGGLTFYHQVIPGAARQSYGVEVARLAGLPAPVTARAAQLLTALNTGSDDGRLTRELAALDLGRLTPMQALELLHSWQRDVVGAEKV